Proteins from a genomic interval of Leifsonia sp. ZF2019:
- a CDS encoding helix-turn-helix domain-containing protein, whose translation MRLHFARLLDDGLGHRKAARTVGISEKCAWSWMQLYRSGGPRACC comes from the coding sequence ATGCGTCTGCACTTTGCTCGCCTACTTGATGACGGTCTGGGGCACCGCAAAGCGGCTCGAACCGTTGGTATCAGTGAGAAGTGCGCATGGTCTTGGATGCAGTTGTACCGGTCAGGCGGGCCTAGGGCGTGTTGCTAA
- a CDS encoding IS5 family transposase (programmed frameshift), giving the protein MSRDVISDEAWAVIGPLFPSVKSTGRPPVDRRTVVEATAWRFRTGAPWRDVPERFGNWNTIYKNFNRWSGQGVWARVLEKTQSLAQRSGDLDWVASIDSTIVRVHQHGATLPRATGGYIELQEVGDEPPDHAIGRSRGGLTTKSHLVCDGKGRALAFVLTSGQTADTSMLTATLSEIRVPGARGRPRSLPDRVLADKGYPSKANRAWLRERGIAATIPERDDQITHRRKRRGRPIDFGEQQRARYRGRNVVERCFNKLKQWRGIAMRSDKTARNYYAGLCLAATLHWVGTLTT; this is encoded by the exons GTGTCGCGTGATGTGATCTCGGATGAGGCGTGGGCGGTGATCGGTCCGTTGTTCCCATCGGTGAAGTCGACGGGTCGGCCGCCGGTGGATCGGCGTACGGTGGTCGAGGCGACGGCGTGGCGGTTCCGGACCGGGGCGCCGTGGAGGGATGTGCCGGAGCGGTTCGGGAACTGGAACACGATCTACAAGAACTTCAACCGGTGGTCCGGGCAGGGTGTGTGGGCGCGGGTGTTGGAGAAGACGCAGTCGCTCGCGCAGCGGTCCGGAGATTTGGACTGGGTCGCGTCGATCGATTCCACGATCGTGCGCGTGCACCAGCACGGAGCGACCCTGCCACGCGCCACGGGGGGCTACATCGAACTACAAGAAGTT GGTGACGAGCCGCCCGATCACGCGATCGGTCGCTCCCGCGGCGGTCTGACGACCAAGAGCCACCTCGTCTGCGACGGGAAGGGCCGCGCGCTGGCGTTCGTTCTCACGTCAGGGCAGACGGCGGATACGAGCATGCTGACCGCGACGCTCAGCGAGATCCGCGTCCCCGGTGCCCGCGGCAGACCACGCTCACTCCCGGACCGAGTGCTCGCGGACAAGGGCTACCCTTCGAAGGCGAACCGGGCTTGGTTGCGGGAACGAGGGATCGCCGCGACGATCCCCGAGCGCGACGATCAGATCACGCACCGACGCAAGCGGCGCGGGCGGCCGATCGACTTCGGTGAGCAGCAGCGGGCCCGCTATCGCGGCCGCAACGTCGTCGAGCGGTGCTTCAACAAGCTCAAGCAATGGCGCGGGATCGCGATGCGCTCAGACAAGACCGCCCGCAACTACTATGCCGGGCTCTGCCTCGCCGCCACCCTCCACTGGGTAGGGACGCTCACGACCTGA
- a CDS encoding EXLDI protein — translation MGEVEVDVSDGPVITVKRFTGRQLLRFESQDGSRSITYRVYATSGGQIAVYQREGPNWRLFISPHEDAPVWNNPRTWSEDWWRSGQRSLSVFPDTAAMANELPPELVQATMTALTVPDVEDLDI, via the coding sequence ATGGGCGAAGTCGAAGTCGACGTCAGCGATGGCCCGGTGATCACGGTGAAGCGTTTTACGGGGCGTCAGCTCTTGCGGTTCGAGAGTCAGGACGGTTCGCGCTCGATCACCTACCGCGTGTATGCGACCTCCGGAGGACAGATCGCGGTCTACCAGCGCGAGGGTCCGAACTGGCGACTCTTCATCTCACCACACGAGGACGCCCCCGTATGGAACAACCCAAGGACGTGGTCGGAAGACTGGTGGCGGTCAGGTCAACGATCTCTGTCGGTCTTCCCCGATACTGCGGCGATGGCGAACGAGTTACCGCCAGAGCTGGTCCAAGCCACGATGACAGCGCTCACGGTCCCCGACGTCGAGGACCTCGACATCTGA
- a CDS encoding ParA family protein: MRIVAAAGQKGGIGKTTSVINLSAVLAKGGSRVLVVDADAQRSTTWWAENAGEDLPFDFAPDVDPANLSRLRELPYDLVMVDTPGNLEATATLSAVLDSADFVILPLAPEPLAVQPLVRTVKSLVEPRGLDYRVLLNNIDRRRGDSHLDDWESIVDSVPLKRFRNHVRKSASVIDASIKGRVVTDFNDTRENRAAIFDYNAVALELQSIWANAPVSAGVN; the protein is encoded by the coding sequence ATGAGAATCGTTGCTGCAGCTGGACAAAAGGGCGGCATCGGAAAGACGACGAGCGTCATAAACCTATCGGCGGTCCTCGCGAAAGGCGGGAGCCGTGTGCTCGTTGTCGATGCTGATGCCCAACGATCCACCACTTGGTGGGCTGAGAACGCGGGGGAGGACCTGCCGTTCGACTTCGCACCGGACGTCGATCCGGCAAACCTCTCTCGTCTCCGGGAGCTCCCGTACGACCTCGTCATGGTTGACACGCCAGGCAACCTCGAAGCGACGGCGACTCTCTCTGCCGTCCTTGACTCCGCCGACTTCGTGATCCTCCCGCTCGCGCCTGAACCGTTGGCTGTGCAGCCTCTGGTTCGAACGGTCAAGTCTCTCGTCGAGCCCCGTGGGCTGGACTATCGAGTGCTGCTCAACAACATCGACCGTCGCCGAGGGGACTCGCACCTGGACGATTGGGAGAGCATCGTCGATAGCGTGCCGCTCAAGCGATTCCGAAATCATGTGCGCAAGTCTGCGAGCGTTATTGATGCGTCCATCAAGGGGCGTGTGGTGACCGACTTCAATGACACCCGTGAGAATCGTGCTGCGATCTTCGACTACAACGCTGTGGCGCTCGAGCTGCAGTCCATCTGGGCGAATGCCCCCGTATCGGCGGGAGTCAACTGA
- a CDS encoding amidase domain-containing protein, protein MKHGITRDSKKVPDALVGTAASAAVTPLAAATTTVNPAGVVQYASKYWQQWNPYYKGLPDDDCTDFASQALFAGGWTMVHTGNYNQPDQWWYSDGGGVAPAQQSYPWENAQQLADFGGHYSPRFYADVATPKWKAGDIAFWIWDQTTTFKYNHTTIVTYVDSSGSPYFTQHSANHYNQAYSAYIVANPHAYVADMHLRTSY, encoded by the coding sequence GTGAAGCATGGAATCACTCGCGACAGCAAGAAAGTCCCCGACGCCTTGGTCGGAACTGCGGCCTCGGCGGCTGTGACGCCCTTGGCCGCGGCCACCACGACCGTGAATCCCGCGGGAGTCGTGCAGTATGCGTCGAAGTACTGGCAGCAGTGGAACCCCTACTACAAGGGTCTGCCCGACGACGATTGCACCGATTTCGCTTCGCAGGCGCTCTTCGCTGGCGGATGGACGATGGTGCACACGGGGAACTACAACCAGCCCGACCAGTGGTGGTACAGCGATGGGGGAGGGGTCGCCCCCGCGCAACAGAGCTACCCGTGGGAGAACGCGCAGCAGCTCGCTGATTTCGGCGGCCATTACTCGCCGCGGTTCTACGCGGACGTCGCCACCCCCAAGTGGAAGGCCGGCGATATCGCCTTCTGGATCTGGGACCAGACCACCACCTTCAAGTACAACCACACCACGATCGTCACCTACGTCGACTCCAGCGGCAGCCCGTACTTCACCCAGCACTCGGCCAACCACTACAACCAGGCATACTCGGCCTATATCGTGGCTAATCCGCACGCGTATGTTGCTGACATGCACCTGCGCACCAGCTACTAA
- a CDS encoding DUF805 domain-containing protein — protein sequence MPTLAISWRRLHDANLPGPLFLTSLIPYAGTPIVMILNLLPPKTEGRRFDRPTNR from the coding sequence ATCCCCACCCTCGCAATCAGCTGGCGACGACTCCACGACGCAAACCTGCCCGGACCGCTCTTCCTCACCTCCCTCATCCCCTACGCAGGGACCCCGATCGTGATGATCCTGAACCTGCTGCCACCCAAGACCGAAGGCCGCCGATTCGACCGACCCACCAACCGATAA
- a CDS encoding GlxA family transcriptional regulator → MPFHVFDQPGLGYEVTLCGRAPGPVETHNGWPLVAPSGLEALDAADTVIVPAFSGFPDGLPADVIDALRAAHRGGARIVSICTGAFALAEAGLLDGRRATTHWEFTDELVRRYPAVSVDPDALYVDEGRVVTSAGVASGIDLCLHLLRADRGAAVANSVARRMVAAPSREGGQTQFIRRPPTTPASANLAATVEWALGRLDDVVTVADLARHSRLSARTFARRFVAEMGSTPIKWLNGVRVDRARELLETTNASIDDIARASGLGSAANLREHFRRVTGTSPRAYRRAFMAT, encoded by the coding sequence ATGCCGTTCCATGTCTTCGACCAGCCGGGGCTCGGCTACGAGGTCACGCTCTGCGGGCGCGCTCCCGGTCCGGTCGAGACGCACAATGGATGGCCTCTCGTGGCACCCTCCGGCCTGGAGGCGCTCGACGCCGCAGACACGGTGATCGTTCCGGCGTTCAGTGGATTCCCCGACGGCCTGCCGGCCGACGTCATCGACGCGCTCCGCGCCGCCCATCGCGGTGGGGCTCGCATCGTCTCCATCTGCACGGGTGCGTTCGCGCTTGCCGAGGCCGGCCTGCTGGATGGGCGGAGGGCGACCACGCATTGGGAGTTCACCGATGAACTGGTCCGGCGGTACCCTGCGGTCAGTGTCGATCCCGATGCTCTCTATGTGGACGAGGGTCGCGTGGTCACGTCCGCGGGCGTCGCGAGCGGGATCGATCTCTGCCTCCACCTGTTGCGGGCCGATCGCGGCGCCGCCGTCGCCAACTCGGTGGCGCGACGGATGGTGGCGGCACCGTCGCGAGAAGGCGGGCAGACCCAATTCATCCGCAGGCCCCCCACGACTCCGGCTTCTGCGAATCTCGCCGCGACGGTGGAGTGGGCGCTGGGGCGTCTCGACGACGTAGTGACCGTGGCGGACCTCGCTCGTCATTCTCGGCTGTCGGCGCGCACCTTCGCCCGGCGATTCGTCGCCGAGATGGGCTCGACACCGATCAAGTGGCTCAACGGAGTGCGTGTCGATCGCGCCCGCGAACTGTTGGAGACGACGAACGCGAGCATCGACGACATCGCACGCGCGAGCGGGCTCGGCAGCGCCGCCAACCTGCGCGAGCACTTCCGGCGCGTCACCGGCACGTCCCCGCGCGCCTATCGACGCGCGTTCATGGCGACCTGA
- a CDS encoding DUF5134 domain-containing protein, translated as MIPDPALAWTFTAWFTVTGAVALVALVRSRSRADRGSYLAHVLMSLSMAIMPWAWSTAVPPLLQIVVFTVAAVWYAGLAVFRPRVHAGPETGGHHSGPLLLSYHAAMMAAMVWMSALMTLMMGGSTSGPGMHMHGGDMAGMASGASMTDLWQQPVWAVVITLAFVLLFAVATVWFLVELTSAPGSSRGTEPLSPIVQTLLNFVMAIGMGVSFFVMS; from the coding sequence GTGATTCCCGACCCTGCCCTCGCGTGGACGTTCACCGCGTGGTTCACCGTCACCGGGGCGGTCGCGCTCGTGGCGCTCGTGCGCTCACGCAGCCGGGCCGATCGCGGGTCGTATCTCGCCCATGTCCTCATGAGCCTGTCGATGGCGATCATGCCGTGGGCGTGGTCGACCGCCGTTCCTCCGTTGCTCCAGATCGTCGTCTTCACCGTGGCGGCCGTATGGTATGCCGGGCTCGCGGTCTTCCGTCCGCGCGTTCACGCCGGCCCGGAGACGGGCGGACACCACAGCGGCCCGCTCCTGCTGTCGTATCACGCGGCGATGATGGCGGCGATGGTGTGGATGAGCGCGTTGATGACGCTCATGATGGGCGGATCGACCTCCGGCCCCGGGATGCACATGCACGGCGGTGACATGGCGGGGATGGCATCGGGCGCGTCGATGACCGATCTCTGGCAGCAACCGGTCTGGGCCGTCGTCATCACTCTCGCCTTCGTGTTGCTGTTCGCCGTCGCGACTGTGTGGTTCCTCGTCGAGCTGACGTCTGCTCCGGGCTCGTCCCGCGGCACCGAGCCGCTGTCGCCCATCGTGCAGACCCTGCTGAACTTCGTCATGGCGATCGGGATGGGCGTGTCCTTCTTCGTCATGTCGTGA
- a CDS encoding YcnI family protein, producing MAAPRRRRIGVIGTLAAAAAAALVLAVAGPASAHVHVDGPVTAGGYGVLTFRVPTESATASTVKLQVTFPKDMPIITVSTQPKAGWTAEVATDKLAKPEKDDDGNTIDTYISSVTWTATAGAGIKPGEFDTFAVSVGPIPEVKELTFPAAQTYSDGSVVDWNETQQGSAEPEHPAPTLAVTPATSGGSDSTSTATPMTMGGMDMSSSSGDGSGTGLGIAGLIAGVLALILAIVALVRGSRGKAAEIK from the coding sequence ATGGCAGCACCTCGCCGACGCCGCATCGGCGTCATCGGCACCCTCGCCGCGGCGGCGGCCGCCGCTCTCGTCTTGGCCGTCGCCGGTCCGGCCTCCGCGCACGTCCACGTGGACGGCCCGGTCACCGCAGGCGGGTACGGTGTGCTCACCTTCCGCGTCCCGACCGAGTCGGCCACGGCCTCCACCGTCAAGCTGCAGGTGACCTTCCCGAAGGACATGCCGATCATCACGGTCTCGACTCAGCCGAAGGCCGGCTGGACCGCGGAGGTCGCCACGGACAAGCTGGCGAAGCCGGAGAAGGACGACGACGGCAACACCATCGACACCTACATCTCCTCGGTGACCTGGACCGCGACTGCCGGCGCCGGGATCAAGCCGGGCGAGTTCGACACGTTCGCCGTCTCGGTCGGTCCCATCCCCGAGGTGAAGGAGCTGACCTTCCCCGCCGCACAGACCTACAGCGACGGTTCGGTGGTGGACTGGAACGAGACCCAGCAGGGCAGCGCCGAGCCCGAGCACCCCGCGCCGACCCTCGCCGTGACCCCGGCGACCTCCGGCGGTTCGGACAGTACCTCCACGGCGACACCGATGACCATGGGCGGCATGGACATGTCATCGTCCTCGGGCGACGGTTCAGGGACGGGGCTCGGGATCGCCGGGCTCATCGCCGGCGTGCTCGCCCTGATTCTCGCGATCGTCGCACTGGTGCGCGGCAGCCGCGGAAAGGCAGCCGAGATCAAGTGA
- a CDS encoding copper resistance CopC/CopD family protein, with protein MTSVHLGLRRGGGRLIPVASAVAVTLFLLWQLLVVATPAAAHAVLESSDPVDGSRIAAAPGQVTFTFDESVQLPENATASLSDHGTRVDAGAAHLTGGGKTVVVPLEKGLADGAYTVSYRVVSADGHVVTGAIRFGLNADPSTAPVTAQAPLDPVQVVSEAAQGLVYAGIVLLIGVAFARSVLWPAAGGRRGALALRWLGWSLLTGGTLLRSVLAGPAADGSGWGGVLRFDGIGTALAEIGGIAGLVRLALLLIALPWVVRPRRGGPLARAAAAVLAVAVLCSVAVDGHAAAGSDAWLAVPVTTIHLTAMAVWEGASSFSPPWWCRGWRETPSISHGCAAGRSRLSPPSPCSWSRANTRPGDSSTRCSR; from the coding sequence GTGACCTCGGTCCACCTGGGACTCCGACGGGGAGGCGGCCGGCTCATACCGGTCGCCTCCGCCGTCGCGGTCACACTCTTCCTGCTCTGGCAGCTGCTCGTCGTCGCCACCCCGGCGGCGGCGCATGCCGTTCTCGAATCCAGCGACCCGGTCGACGGATCGAGGATCGCCGCAGCGCCGGGGCAGGTCACATTCACCTTCGACGAGTCGGTTCAGCTTCCCGAGAATGCCACCGCTTCACTCTCGGATCACGGCACGCGCGTGGACGCCGGCGCCGCCCACCTGACGGGCGGCGGCAAGACGGTCGTCGTCCCGCTCGAGAAGGGCCTGGCCGACGGAGCGTACACGGTCAGCTACCGCGTGGTCTCGGCCGACGGTCATGTGGTCACCGGTGCGATCCGGTTCGGGCTCAACGCCGACCCGTCGACCGCTCCCGTGACGGCGCAGGCGCCGCTCGATCCCGTACAGGTGGTGTCGGAGGCCGCGCAGGGTCTCGTCTACGCCGGTATCGTCCTGCTCATCGGCGTGGCGTTCGCCCGCTCGGTGCTCTGGCCGGCCGCCGGAGGGCGGCGCGGCGCGCTGGCCCTGCGCTGGCTCGGCTGGTCGCTGCTGACCGGGGGAACCCTGCTGCGGTCGGTGCTCGCCGGTCCGGCCGCCGACGGCAGCGGATGGGGCGGCGTCCTCCGCTTCGACGGCATCGGCACGGCGCTCGCAGAGATCGGTGGAATCGCCGGGCTGGTGCGACTGGCCCTGCTGCTGATCGCCCTTCCGTGGGTCGTGCGCCCACGCCGCGGCGGCCCGCTCGCCCGTGCTGCGGCTGCCGTGCTCGCCGTCGCGGTGCTCTGCTCCGTGGCGGTGGACGGGCACGCTGCGGCGGGTTCGGACGCATGGCTCGCGGTCCCTGTCACCACCATCCACCTGACGGCGATGGCGGTCTGGGAGGGGGCCTCCTCGTTCTCGCCGCCCTGGTGGTGCCGCGGCTGGAGGGAGACGCCCTCGATCTCGCACGGCTGCGCCGCTGGTCGATCGCGGCTTTCGCCGCCGTCGCCCTGCTCCTGGTCACGGGCGAATACCAGGCCTGGCGACAGCTCGACCCGCTGCAGTCGCTGA
- a CDS encoding CopD family protein, with protein sequence MVTGEYQAWRQLDPLQSLTSTSYGVTLLLKLALVAVALAAAFASNRLLVRLEPPQGPVERRRVRIIVSAEAAVTLAVVVVTTVLVALPPARTTYGPPTTLTAAAGSGTAQIAIDSTHAGPQTITVTLEGPSGSPVSAHGMTGTLGTTTVAGVALHFERSATRAWVAHAIAPVAGDWTVQLSIDLGGGERYATSATYRVWSG encoded by the coding sequence CTGGTCACGGGCGAATACCAGGCCTGGCGACAGCTCGACCCGCTGCAGTCGCTGACCTCGACATCCTACGGAGTGACACTGCTGCTCAAACTGGCGCTCGTCGCCGTGGCACTCGCCGCCGCCTTCGCATCCAACCGTCTGCTGGTTCGGCTCGAGCCGCCACAGGGCCCCGTCGAGCGGCGACGCGTCCGCATCATCGTCTCGGCCGAGGCGGCCGTCACTCTCGCGGTCGTCGTCGTGACCACCGTCCTCGTCGCCCTGCCTCCCGCGCGGACGACCTACGGCCCGCCGACCACGCTCACCGCTGCCGCGGGAAGCGGCACCGCGCAGATCGCCATCGACTCCACGCACGCCGGCCCGCAGACGATCACCGTCACCCTCGAAGGTCCGTCGGGCTCTCCGGTGTCCGCACACGGGATGACCGGCACGCTCGGAACCACGACCGTGGCCGGAGTCGCGCTCCATTTCGAACGGAGCGCGACAAGAGCCTGGGTCGCTCATGCGATCGCCCCGGTCGCAGGCGACTGGACGGTGCAGCTCTCCATCGACCTGGGCGGTGGTGAACGCTACGCCACGTCGGCGACGTATCGCGTCTGGTCGGGATGA
- a CDS encoding heavy-metal-associated domain-containing protein codes for METSYQVVGMTCDHCERRVQGEVSLIPGVESARADAAAATLVVVSSAAIDERSVREAVEEAGYELAHG; via the coding sequence ATGGAGACCAGCTACCAGGTCGTCGGAATGACCTGCGATCACTGCGAGCGACGCGTGCAGGGCGAGGTTTCGCTCATCCCGGGCGTGGAGTCTGCGCGCGCCGATGCCGCCGCGGCGACGCTCGTCGTGGTGAGCTCGGCCGCCATCGACGAGCGCAGCGTCCGCGAGGCCGTCGAGGAAGCGGGATACGAACTGGCGCATGGCTGA
- a CDS encoding cytochrome c oxidase assembly protein — MADAPLRQVVRHPLLLWAIAGIPLVIVVVTVAVLGSTPYDWLSREYPGLPTSYASALLRLVTDSATAVTLGSLVVVAFVVARRSRDRIDNGRDLAVTRIGATVWLAGSVLLIPVDAADASGRGLSTLLEPGAFGYLVTASYLPGAWIVSAVCALVVLIAANTIHGWISAVVLAAVSALGILSPVMVGQVLVGPNHDFAGDVAIFGTPAAGILLGATVTMLARWSRVGPPGPRTAARFRTLVLWCWAIALGADGVLYYVQSAGEPLTSATGILFIVRMLVPTAFVLGAFVVPRALRTGLRRGQLVALLISCATVLGITGAMLRIPPPVYFVPTSTQQLFLGYDVDTPMTPVSLFLDGRVNILFLVISVVGTVVYLRGVRALRRRGDAWPVGRTITWVLGWVSVVITTSSGIGPYSSASFAVHMGLHMSLNMLGPLLLVLGGPVTLFLRATTAHRKDDLAGPHEWLTTALHSGATRLAFNPLYALVIFVGSYYAIYMTPFFDWAMRYHWAHQAMTVHYLLIGYIFYALVIGVDAPPRPLPHLGKLGLVLAAMPFHAFFGVIVMTSTTLLAGTYYKYLDVSWIGSLHNDQYVAGGIAWSAGEVPLVIVVLALVTQWARADARVAARTDRHLDAGLDDSYEAYNQMLAKLAERKPPAAATTSTTSAASPVPAPAEEPR; from the coding sequence ATGGCTGACGCGCCGCTCCGTCAGGTCGTCCGGCATCCCCTCCTGCTCTGGGCGATCGCCGGTATTCCGCTGGTCATCGTCGTCGTCACGGTCGCTGTGCTCGGCAGTACGCCGTACGACTGGCTGAGCCGGGAGTACCCCGGACTTCCGACCTCCTACGCCAGCGCGCTGCTGCGCCTCGTCACGGATTCGGCGACGGCGGTCACTCTCGGCAGCCTGGTCGTCGTCGCCTTCGTCGTCGCGCGCAGATCCCGGGACCGGATCGACAACGGCCGCGACCTGGCGGTCACCCGGATCGGCGCGACAGTGTGGCTCGCGGGGAGCGTCCTGCTGATCCCGGTGGATGCTGCCGACGCGAGCGGACGCGGCCTCTCGACCCTGCTCGAGCCCGGCGCGTTCGGCTACCTGGTTACCGCCAGCTATCTTCCCGGGGCGTGGATCGTCTCCGCCGTCTGCGCGCTCGTGGTGCTGATCGCCGCCAATACGATCCACGGCTGGATCTCCGCCGTCGTGCTCGCCGCGGTGAGCGCGCTCGGGATACTGTCGCCCGTCATGGTCGGGCAGGTGCTCGTGGGTCCCAACCATGATTTCGCCGGCGATGTCGCGATCTTCGGCACTCCGGCCGCCGGGATCCTCCTCGGCGCGACGGTGACGATGCTCGCCCGTTGGTCGAGAGTCGGTCCTCCGGGTCCGCGCACCGCGGCGCGGTTCCGAACGCTCGTGCTCTGGTGCTGGGCCATCGCGCTCGGGGCCGATGGCGTCCTCTATTACGTGCAGAGCGCAGGAGAGCCGTTGACGAGTGCGACGGGGATCCTGTTCATCGTGCGCATGCTCGTCCCGACGGCGTTCGTGCTCGGCGCGTTCGTGGTGCCGCGCGCCCTCCGCACGGGGCTTCGTCGCGGGCAGCTGGTCGCGCTGCTGATCTCCTGCGCGACCGTGCTGGGCATCACGGGCGCGATGCTCCGCATCCCCCCGCCGGTCTACTTCGTGCCGACCTCGACGCAGCAGCTGTTCCTGGGCTACGACGTCGACACCCCGATGACGCCGGTCTCGCTCTTCCTCGACGGCCGTGTCAACATCCTGTTCCTGGTCATCTCGGTCGTCGGGACGGTGGTCTACCTCCGGGGAGTGCGCGCGCTCCGCAGGCGCGGAGACGCGTGGCCGGTCGGGCGCACGATCACCTGGGTCCTGGGCTGGGTGAGCGTGGTCATCACCACCTCCAGCGGAATCGGTCCCTACTCGTCCGCCTCCTTCGCGGTGCACATGGGCCTGCACATGAGCCTCAACATGCTGGGCCCCCTCCTCCTCGTGCTCGGCGGTCCGGTCACGCTCTTCCTCCGTGCGACGACGGCGCATCGCAAGGACGACCTCGCCGGCCCGCACGAATGGCTCACCACGGCCCTCCACTCGGGCGCGACGCGGTTGGCCTTCAACCCGCTCTACGCGCTCGTCATCTTCGTCGGTTCGTACTACGCGATCTACATGACGCCGTTCTTCGACTGGGCGATGCGCTACCACTGGGCGCACCAGGCGATGACCGTCCACTACCTGCTCATCGGGTACATCTTCTACGCCCTGGTGATCGGTGTCGACGCCCCGCCGCGGCCCCTCCCGCATCTCGGGAAGCTCGGCCTGGTGCTGGCGGCCATGCCGTTCCACGCGTTCTTCGGCGTCATCGTCATGACGAGCACGACTTTGCTCGCCGGCACGTATTACAAGTACCTCGACGTGTCGTGGATCGGCAGCCTCCACAACGATCAATACGTCGCCGGAGGCATCGCCTGGTCCGCGGGGGAGGTGCCGCTCGTGATCGTGGTGCTCGCGCTCGTCACCCAGTGGGCGCGGGCCGACGCGCGCGTCGCCGCCCGCACCGACCGGCACCTGGACGCCGGGCTCGACGACAGCTACGAGGCGTACAACCAGATGCTCGCGAAGCTGGCCGAGCGCAAGCCGCCTGCCGCAGCGACGACCTCCACGACCTCCGCCGCTTCCCCCGTCCCCGCACCCGCTGAGGAGCCGCGATGA